Proteins from a genomic interval of Candidatus Baltobacteraceae bacterium:
- a CDS encoding GNAT family N-acetyltransferase: protein MSDYTVERIDRLAAFELLRASWERLHAIDPHAHVFTSWGWQRAYWEISPYRPFVAAVRDRRSDAYVAFAPLASERWPARLPFGAALHLGGSPKADYTGLVADPAHENAAAEVLAEYLDGLTWDHAFLDDTRDPRIALIVERLRARGNRIVTSRSTTCPYVVLGKDFEGYLAGLSKSFRANLRRSLRTFEQLGATLEVADDTNIDERIEMLVTLNYLRWRGNLAHARVRFGTLFRNAYDRGCLQIFSLRRGGETIATQAVFLCEREGAYLMYMTGSDPEYAKYSPGIALNALAIEHAIARGYKLYDFTRGNEAYKARFGTQTRETRNVLLARRGLRAAAVHATRGWQAALRSRALKTLAAVSHLRPHSIRERRA, encoded by the coding sequence GTGAGCGATTACACGGTCGAACGAATCGACCGGCTCGCGGCTTTCGAGCTTTTGCGCGCAAGTTGGGAGCGGCTACACGCGATCGACCCACACGCGCACGTGTTTACGAGTTGGGGATGGCAACGCGCCTACTGGGAGATCTCGCCGTATCGTCCGTTTGTCGCCGCGGTGCGCGATCGGCGAAGCGACGCATACGTTGCGTTCGCTCCCCTCGCGAGCGAACGGTGGCCGGCTCGATTGCCGTTCGGCGCGGCGCTTCATCTCGGCGGCAGTCCCAAAGCGGACTATACGGGGCTGGTTGCCGACCCGGCCCACGAAAATGCAGCAGCGGAAGTGCTCGCCGAATATCTCGATGGACTAACGTGGGATCACGCGTTTCTCGACGACACTCGCGATCCGCGCATCGCGCTCATCGTGGAGCGGCTGCGCGCGCGCGGCAATCGAATCGTGACATCGAGATCCACGACCTGTCCGTACGTGGTTCTCGGCAAGGATTTCGAGGGATACCTCGCCGGCCTTTCCAAGAGTTTTCGCGCGAATCTACGCCGCTCGCTGCGCACCTTCGAGCAGCTCGGAGCAACGCTTGAAGTCGCCGACGACACGAACATCGACGAGCGCATCGAGATGCTCGTCACGCTGAACTATCTTCGCTGGCGAGGCAACCTCGCGCACGCACGCGTGCGGTTCGGTACGCTCTTCCGCAACGCGTACGACCGCGGCTGCCTGCAGATATTCTCGCTGCGCCGCGGCGGTGAGACGATCGCCACGCAAGCCGTCTTTCTCTGCGAGCGCGAAGGGGCGTATCTGATGTATATGACCGGCTCGGATCCCGAGTACGCCAAATACTCGCCCGGTATCGCACTCAACGCCCTCGCGATCGAACACGCGATCGCGCGCGGTTACAAGCTCTACGATTTTACGCGAGGAAACGAGGCGTATAAAGCGCGCTTCGGCACGCAGACCCGCGAAACGCGCAACGTGCTGCTGGCGCGGCGCGGGCTACGGGCCGCCGCCGTGCACGCCACCCGCGGTTGGCAAGCCGCTCTACGCAGCCGCGCGCTCAAAACGCTCGCCGCCGTATCGCATCTCCGCCCGCACTCAATACGGGAACGCCGAGCGTAG
- a CDS encoding glycosyltransferase family 39 protein has protein sequence MAPLKLAAWRARAYALVLAIVAAAAIHVQTDRHPDWGYDGYTYAIRMEMDAGIPYARARSSAQLFYAGKPELADPLRRHYLYAAYPQYWALFAPRIVYPLAASWLWPLAGMQALLIVSNLAFVAGILLLYALAMLYAAPEIAALVALSCCALPNVRSYGSGASTDMLAFAFLVAMIYAVCRYADSAKWPWFAAFTAAATLMSFTRPIAYVPLAAALVLVLAGIGAKNQRHVRLGLRIGAVSLLLCGALVAIGLAAHSPGLGEVVAQLRDSSAYLKTAPLWAWYAARVGYVTIRSIALAFALFAAPLSLVALWRWRTRADAVFFFGLVAASIPTILVNPIVGDIPRVVIFPLLPVFCCGLAIALSRGARGAV, from the coding sequence GTGGCTCCTCTGAAGCTTGCCGCCTGGCGCGCGCGCGCATACGCGCTGGTGTTGGCCATCGTTGCCGCCGCGGCGATTCACGTGCAGACCGATCGTCATCCCGATTGGGGGTATGACGGATACACCTACGCGATTCGCATGGAAATGGATGCCGGAATCCCGTACGCTCGGGCGCGCTCGTCCGCGCAGCTTTTCTACGCCGGGAAACCCGAGCTCGCCGATCCCCTTCGCCGCCACTACTTGTACGCCGCGTATCCGCAATATTGGGCGCTCTTCGCGCCGCGAATCGTGTACCCGTTGGCGGCTTCCTGGCTCTGGCCGCTCGCCGGTATGCAAGCGCTTCTGATCGTATCCAACCTCGCCTTCGTCGCCGGAATACTGCTGCTGTACGCGCTCGCGATGCTCTACGCGGCGCCGGAGATCGCCGCGCTCGTCGCCCTCTCGTGCTGCGCGCTGCCAAACGTACGGTCGTACGGAAGCGGTGCCTCGACCGATATGCTCGCGTTCGCGTTTCTCGTGGCCATGATTTATGCCGTCTGCCGCTACGCCGATTCGGCGAAATGGCCGTGGTTTGCCGCGTTTACCGCCGCAGCGACGCTCATGAGTTTCACGCGTCCCATTGCGTACGTGCCGTTGGCCGCAGCGCTCGTGCTCGTTCTCGCGGGTATCGGCGCGAAGAACCAACGGCACGTGCGTCTCGGACTGCGAATCGGTGCGGTCTCCCTGCTGCTGTGCGGCGCGCTCGTAGCCATCGGCTTGGCCGCCCATTCGCCGGGACTTGGCGAGGTGGTGGCGCAGCTACGGGATAGCAGCGCGTATCTGAAGACCGCGCCCCTATGGGCGTGGTACGCGGCGCGCGTCGGGTACGTGACGATTCGCAGCATCGCTCTAGCATTCGCGCTCTTTGCGGCGCCGCTTTCGCTCGTCGCGCTTTGGCGCTGGCGAACGCGAGCAGACGCGGTGTTTTTCTTCGGCCTGGTGGCGGCGTCGATTCCGACGATCCTCGTCAATCCGATCGTGGGCGATATTCCGCGCGTCGTCATTTTCCCGCTCCTGCCGGTCTTCTGCTGCGGCCTCGCGATCGCGCTTTCTCGCGGAGCGCGCGGTGCGGTCTAA
- a CDS encoding glycosyltransferase family 87 protein encodes MRSKTRREFAATVAVCALVVFAFFGARPLFDSALHRHGGDPYPATDFAIFYCAGAALDAGRNPYLLEPLRSCEHRIWTPGYLPASAAEPAALPGYAVLPFALLAKLPFPAAKFLWLVLSCVFFGVAVACGQRLSRMPAVAVFAILFVPVAMLNIRWGQLGPLVAAALFASAVLARAGRERLAAVAAIAATIEPHIGLPVLVALSWFAPRSRAVVIGGAAVLAVAHFWSLGLATGLRYFTQVLPAMSHAELLAADQYGTVWALHAGGLSERYATLLAQPLYVAAIVCSLLVVAAYLRRFADRSAIVAAPAAVALLGAPYLHDVELCVALILPLAALARTSRRMAWSAIAVALAIPWYAATHDTVIATAAIGSGALFLAIAASPRGRLAITAALACTLAGLVAILALRHLPVGHSAAVAFGNPGVLAAESWGAYLRSQPPALATGMQTAVPKALTWVALLLAALGAAQLSKRSTDEPTHVEGTRRVLRRTG; translated from the coding sequence GTGCGGTCTAAAACGCGCCGCGAGTTCGCGGCGACCGTCGCCGTCTGCGCGCTCGTCGTCTTCGCGTTTTTCGGAGCGCGCCCGCTGTTCGATAGCGCGCTCCACCGCCACGGCGGCGACCCGTATCCCGCCACGGACTTCGCGATCTTCTATTGCGCGGGAGCCGCGCTCGATGCCGGACGCAATCCCTATCTGCTCGAGCCGCTGCGATCCTGCGAACACCGCATCTGGACGCCGGGATATCTTCCGGCGAGCGCCGCCGAGCCCGCGGCGCTGCCGGGATACGCCGTTCTTCCGTTTGCGCTGCTTGCAAAGTTGCCGTTTCCGGCCGCCAAGTTTCTCTGGCTCGTGCTGTCGTGTGTGTTTTTTGGAGTCGCCGTCGCGTGCGGGCAGCGACTTTCGCGAATGCCGGCCGTCGCGGTCTTCGCGATCCTCTTCGTGCCGGTCGCGATGCTCAACATTCGGTGGGGGCAGCTCGGACCGCTCGTCGCCGCCGCACTCTTCGCAAGCGCCGTGCTGGCGCGCGCGGGACGCGAGCGGCTCGCCGCCGTCGCCGCGATCGCCGCCACGATCGAACCGCATATCGGGCTCCCGGTTCTGGTCGCGCTTTCTTGGTTCGCACCGCGCTCTCGCGCGGTCGTGATCGGCGGCGCGGCCGTCTTGGCCGTCGCGCACTTTTGGTCGCTGGGCCTCGCGACGGGGCTGCGTTATTTCACGCAGGTGCTGCCGGCGATGTCGCACGCCGAGCTGCTTGCCGCCGATCAGTACGGTACGGTTTGGGCGCTGCACGCCGGCGGCCTGAGCGAACGCTACGCCACGCTGCTCGCGCAGCCCCTGTACGTTGCCGCGATCGTGTGTTCGCTGCTCGTGGTCGCCGCGTATCTCCGGCGGTTTGCCGATCGCTCGGCGATCGTAGCGGCGCCCGCCGCGGTCGCGCTGCTCGGGGCGCCGTATCTGCACGACGTGGAGCTTTGCGTCGCACTAATTCTGCCGCTTGCGGCGCTCGCGAGGACCTCGCGCCGGATGGCGTGGAGCGCGATCGCCGTCGCGCTCGCCATTCCATGGTACGCGGCCACGCACGACACGGTCATCGCAACCGCCGCAATCGGCTCGGGCGCGCTATTTCTCGCCATTGCCGCCAGTCCGCGAGGCCGCCTCGCCATAACGGCGGCACTCGCCTGTACGCTCGCAGGTCTCGTTGCGATTCTCGCCTTGCGCCATCTTCCGGTGGGCCACTCCGCTGCCGTTGCCTTCGGCAACCCGGGCGTGCTCGCAGCCGAAAGCTGGGGCGCATACTTGCGTTCGCAGCCTCCGGCGCTTGCGACCGGTATGCAAACGGCCGTTCCCAAAGCGCTCACCTGGGTCGCGTTGCTGCTGGCAGCGCTCGGTGCGGCGCAGCTTTCGAAAAGGAGTACCGATGAACCAACGCACGTCGAAGGCACGCGCCGCGTACTACGCCGGACTGGCTGA